The following are encoded together in the Zingiber officinale cultivar Zhangliang chromosome 8A, Zo_v1.1, whole genome shotgun sequence genome:
- the LOC122010111 gene encoding protein indeterminate-domain 4, chloroplastic-like, with the protein MASASSSSPFHGIRDREEHLQNRMKTTTTTPPNHELQQQSSSSAAPAKKRRSQPGNPNPDAEVIALSPTTLMATNRFVCEVCNKGFQREQNLQLHRRGHNLPWKLKLKSSKEPPRRKVYLCPEPSCVHHDPARALGDLTGIKKHFCRKHGEKKWKCDKCAKRYAVHSDLKAHAKTCGTREYRCDCGTLFSRRDSFITHRAFCDALAQESTRLPAAGCVGGSAALGNHHHLYGSSMMHAPVNLSQVASQQLSSLRDQSNDASQFHQQLVNPLSGSPAQFRSTTPTANFYLGNGGVQDFNVEEQSSLLQRKPFHGLMQLPDLQGHASSSNFFNLGFFSNNNAVDGGGGGGADPTSFFSGNLIVDGQMASPSLYDTESSSSVHPRMSATSLLQRAAQMGSTTSAGPGGGGSLLLAGFGNPKPPPPSFGGGLDAFHTDMDNVASFQNIMNAFANGGAAGPGLFSSVAGFGEGAPRHDPRELTSFVSTGLDDPVDTKFNLAGSGLGGSDHLTRDFLGVGGIARSIGGGAAATMSLREQVHGMDVSMLDPK; encoded by the exons ATGGCATCAGCTTCCTCGTCGTCACCTTTCCATGGAATTAGAGATCGAGAGGAACATCTACAAAATCGGATGAAGACGACCACGACGACACCGCCCAATCATGAGCTTCAGCAACAGTCTTCTTCTTCGGCGGCGCCggcaaagaagagaagaagccaACCAGGGAATCCAA ATCCCGACGCGGAGGTGATCGCGCTGTCGCCGACGACGCTGATGGCGACGAACCGGTTCGTGTGCGAGGTGTGCAACAAAGGGTTCCAGCGGGAGCAGAACCTGCAGCTCCACCGGCGCGGCCACAACCTGCCGTGGAAGCTCAAGCTGAAGAGCTCCAAGGAGCCGCCGCGCCGGAAGGTGTACCTCTGCCCCGAGCCCTCCTGCGTCCACCACGACCCCGCCCGCGCCCTCGGCGACCTCACCGGCATCAAGAAGCACTTCTGCCGCAAGCACGGCGAGAAGAAGTGGAAGTGCGACAAGTGCGCCAAGCGCTACGCCGTCCACTCCGACCTCAAGGCCCACGCCAAGACCTGCGGCACTCGCGAGTACCGCTGCGACTGCGGCACCCTCTTCTCCAG GCGCGACAGCTTCATCACTCACCGAGCGTTCTGCGACGCGCTGGCGCAGGAGAGCACGAGGTTGCCGGCGGCGGGGTGCGTCGGCGGCTCCGCAGCCCTCGGGAATCACCACCACCTCTACGGAAGCAGCATGATGCACGCGCCGGTGAATCTGTCTCAGGTGGCCTCGCAGCAGCTCTCGTCGCTTCGAGACCAAAGCAACGATGCGTCGCAGTTTCATCAGCAGCTTGTCAATCCCCTGAGCGGCTCTCCGGCGCAGTTTCGGTCGACGACTCCGACGGCGAACTTCTACCTCGGGAACGGCGGCGTGCAGGACTTCAACGTGGAGGAGCAGTCGTCTCTGCTGCAAAGGAAGCCTTTCCATGGCCTGATGCAGCTCCCGGATCTGCAAGGACATGCCTCTTCTAGTAACTTTTTCAACCTCGGGTTCTTCTCCAACAATAATGCCGTcgatggcggcggcggcggcggtgccGACCCGACCTCGTTCTTCTCCGGCAACCTCATCGTCGATGGGCAGATGGCTTCTCCTTCTCTCTACGACACCGAGTCATCCTCATCAGTCCACCCGCGGATGTCCGCCACTTCGCTGCTGCAGAGAGCAGCCCAAATGGGCTCCACCACAAGCGCCGGCCCCGGCGGCGGCGGATCCTTACTACTGGCAGGATTCGGCAACCCCAAACCGCCGCCCCCAAGCTTCGGCGGCGGCCTAGATGCCTTTCACACCGACATGGACAACGTGGCCAGCTTCCAAAACATAATGAATGCGTTCGCAAACGGAGGCGCCGCCGGCCCCGGCCTGTTCAGCAGCGTCGCGGGGTTCGGCGAAGGCGCTCCACGACACGACCCACGGGAACTGACCAGCTTCGTCAGTACTGGACTGGatgatccagtcgacaccaagTTCAATCTCGCCGGCAGCGGCCTTGGCGGCTCCGACCACCTGACTAGAGACTTCCTCGGAGTCGGCGGCATTGCGAGGAGCATCGGAGGCGGCGCCGCCGCCACCATGTCCCTAAGGGAACAGGTTCACGGCATGGACGTGAGCATGCTGGATCCTAAATGA